The following are encoded together in the Streptomyces flavofungini genome:
- a CDS encoding ATP nucleotide 3'-pyrophosphokinase, with protein MTARHPLGRSATVLTAALALSSATSGLTAYAADSADRTSKTGTHTVATAAPRDEPDGSWQGDGLLLSPAENRKVNAYLDRARRAEPAISRGVRAAARLSDAELVGFDHRLKSPDSLKRKVATNLKEHPENTVDDSLARLGDAVRYTLQWPDDRYVTGVTIASEVLSARGNDTTKWSNTWGRAKGYKGLNSGWRAPGSGQRFEVQLHTPASKYAQEATHKLYEEQRLPTTSPERKKELQAQQDALFAAVPVPEGAPDLAAPALLAPTLTPAA; from the coding sequence ATGACCGCACGGCACCCCCTCGGCCGGAGCGCCACCGTCCTGACGGCCGCCCTCGCCCTCTCCTCGGCGACGTCCGGACTCACCGCGTACGCCGCCGACAGCGCCGACAGGACCAGCAAGACCGGCACGCACACCGTCGCGACCGCCGCCCCGCGGGACGAGCCGGACGGCAGCTGGCAGGGCGACGGGCTGCTGCTGAGCCCGGCGGAGAACCGGAAGGTCAACGCCTACCTCGACCGCGCCCGCCGGGCCGAGCCCGCCATCAGCCGTGGCGTGCGGGCCGCCGCCCGGCTGAGCGACGCGGAGCTGGTCGGCTTCGACCACCGCCTGAAGTCCCCGGACTCACTGAAGCGGAAGGTCGCCACCAACCTGAAGGAACACCCCGAGAACACCGTCGACGACTCGCTCGCCCGCCTCGGCGACGCGGTGCGCTACACCCTCCAGTGGCCCGACGACCGGTACGTCACCGGCGTCACCATCGCCTCCGAAGTCCTGTCGGCCCGGGGCAACGACACCACGAAGTGGAGCAACACCTGGGGCCGCGCCAAGGGCTACAAGGGCCTCAATTCGGGTTGGCGCGCGCCCGGTTCGGGGCAACGGTTCGAGGTGCAGCTGCACACCCCGGCGAGCAAGTACGCGCAGGAGGCGACGCACAAGCTGTACGAGGAGCAGCGGCTGCCCACGACGAGCCCGGAGCGCAAGAAGGAACTCCAGGCGCAGCAGGACGCACTCTTCGCCGCCGTACCCGTGCCGGAAGGCGCCCCCGACCTCGCCGCGCCCGCACTCCTGGCGCCGACCCTGACGCCGGCGGCATAG
- a CDS encoding ASCH domain-containing protein produces MVSMKLFDSERRVIEAAERLAAALGSDSNHTVAAAAMDTAGTIHEAVNVYHFTGGPCAELVVLGVAAAAGAGPLVTIAAAGDQGRGLIPPCGRCRQALLDLHPDVFVAVPTDEGPALRPIRKLLPDAYFSPDADARRIVRFNKRYYEDIATARKTSTVRHDDPIALGPAIFLFEDDEAQRTLNGTVTGIERHRLDRLTAEQARLDGFTSVDQLKKGLQDHYPGLPSDAEVDFVTFTVEAPDTVQ; encoded by the coding sequence ATGGTCTCCATGAAGCTCTTCGACTCCGAGCGCCGCGTCATCGAGGCTGCGGAACGGCTCGCCGCGGCCCTCGGGAGCGACTCGAACCACACCGTAGCCGCAGCGGCGATGGACACGGCCGGCACGATCCACGAGGCGGTCAACGTTTACCACTTCACCGGCGGACCGTGTGCCGAGCTCGTCGTACTCGGTGTCGCAGCAGCAGCGGGAGCCGGCCCACTCGTCACCATCGCCGCCGCGGGAGACCAGGGCCGCGGTCTCATCCCGCCGTGCGGCCGCTGCCGCCAAGCGCTTCTCGACCTCCACCCTGACGTCTTCGTCGCCGTACCGACCGACGAGGGGCCCGCACTGCGCCCGATTCGGAAGCTTCTGCCGGACGCCTACTTCTCCCCCGATGCGGATGCGCGTCGAATTGTCCGGTTCAACAAGCGCTACTACGAGGACATCGCCACCGCGCGGAAGACCTCCACCGTCCGCCACGACGATCCGATCGCGCTGGGTCCCGCAATCTTCCTTTTCGAGGACGACGAAGCCCAGCGCACGTTGAACGGCACCGTCACAGGCATCGAACGCCACCGGCTCGATCGCCTCACCGCCGAGCAGGCTCGGCTTGATGGCTTCACGAGCGTCGACCAGCTCAAGAAGGGCCTCCAGGACCACTATCCCGGCCTGCCCTCCGATGCCGAAGTCGACTTCGTGACGTTTACGGTCGAAGCGCCTGACACCGTGCAGTGA
- a CDS encoding MarR family winged helix-turn-helix transcriptional regulator, with the protein MPGEQDPGLQLVHLLRAITVDLDLFGAEFAARNGLHPTDVRALISLLDAARSDTTATPGWLGAQLGLNSAAVTALVDRLERMGLVRRQRDTRDRRRVLLVVEDKAVTLGWSFFGPLINEMVAAMRSFDEKDLAVVQRFLLAMRDVAAAGRRTQRNGPTGH; encoded by the coding sequence ATGCCGGGCGAGCAAGACCCCGGTCTGCAGTTGGTGCACCTCCTACGGGCCATCACGGTCGACCTTGACTTGTTCGGTGCCGAGTTCGCCGCCCGCAACGGGCTGCACCCCACGGACGTACGCGCCTTGATCAGCCTCCTTGACGCCGCCCGGTCGGACACCACCGCCACCCCGGGATGGCTCGGCGCGCAACTGGGGCTCAACTCGGCGGCCGTCACGGCCCTCGTCGACCGGCTCGAGCGGATGGGGCTCGTACGCCGTCAGCGTGACACCCGCGATCGGCGCCGGGTACTGCTGGTCGTCGAGGACAAGGCCGTGACCTTGGGCTGGTCGTTCTTCGGGCCGCTGATCAACGAGATGGTCGCCGCGATGCGCTCCTTCGATGAGAAGGACCTGGCCGTGGTGCAGCGCTTCCTGCTGGCCATGCGCGATGTCGCCGCCGCTGGGCGACGAACCCAACGGAACGGCCCCACTGGTCATTGA
- a CDS encoding alpha/beta fold hydrolase, with amino-acid sequence MGRGNTGDQATFFAAYDAMLRRWPVDVTGIDVPSPYGSTRVHVCGPESGTPLVLLPGGGTTSMVWFANVKDLSRDHRVYAVDLMGDIGRSVHDGAPLRGTGDLMAWLDAVLAGLGLAQTRLCGHSYGAAIALNYALHASHRVSRLALLDPTTCFAGLSWRYLLRALPTLLRPTVARQRAFLAWETGRTPEDLAWQDFQDSTTTAVRSKVIAMRRPRPEDLRACTIPTLVLLAEHSRAHDVQRVAATARDLLPEADIALLPGASHHSLPTERPAELNGLLTQFLA; translated from the coding sequence ATGGGGCGGGGCAACACCGGCGACCAGGCGACGTTCTTCGCGGCGTACGACGCCATGCTGCGACGCTGGCCCGTGGACGTCACCGGTATCGACGTGCCGTCGCCGTACGGCAGCACGCGGGTCCATGTCTGCGGCCCGGAAAGCGGCACCCCGCTCGTGCTGCTGCCCGGAGGCGGAACCACCTCCATGGTGTGGTTCGCCAACGTCAAAGACCTCTCCCGCGACCATCGGGTGTACGCGGTCGATCTGATGGGCGACATCGGCCGCAGCGTCCACGACGGGGCACCGCTGCGTGGCACCGGGGACCTGATGGCGTGGCTGGACGCGGTTCTGGCGGGGCTCGGCCTGGCGCAGACGCGGTTGTGCGGGCACTCCTACGGGGCCGCGATCGCGCTGAACTACGCGCTGCACGCGTCCCACCGCGTCAGCCGACTGGCTCTCCTCGACCCCACCACCTGTTTCGCCGGGCTGAGCTGGCGCTATCTGCTGCGCGCCCTTCCCACGCTCCTGAGGCCCACCGTCGCGCGACAGCGGGCCTTCCTGGCGTGGGAGACCGGTCGAACCCCCGAAGACCTCGCGTGGCAGGACTTCCAGGACAGCACCACCACGGCGGTGCGATCCAAAGTCATCGCCATGCGCCGCCCCCGGCCAGAGGATTTGAGGGCCTGCACCATTCCGACCCTGGTGCTCTTGGCCGAGCACAGCCGGGCCCACGACGTGCAACGGGTGGCGGCCACGGCCCGCGACCTCCTTCCCGAGGCCGACATCGCCCTCCTGCCGGGCGCCTCCCACCACTCCCTTCCCACCGAGCGGCCCGCCGAGCTCAATGGTCTGTTGACGCAGTTCCTGGCCTGA
- a CDS encoding alpha/beta fold hydrolase gives MREFFMAGGRKLSYLDFGGPGRPLIALHGHYNEAAAFASLAGVLAPRWRVLALDQRGHGESDRAPRYERDDYIGDVDAFHQHLGVGPVAVLGHSLGGVNAYQFAARHPDKVSKLIVEDIGAVVDCDWSFTTRLPSPAPSREALITALGAAAPYLECSFRQRSQGWGFSFGIDDTVASQKALNGDHWGDWTAVSCPTLLIRGTRSDELADDHARDMVARRDGQARLVELAAGHVVHHDAPEQFADAVTTFLSDPC, from the coding sequence ATGCGTGAGTTCTTCATGGCGGGTGGACGGAAGCTGTCGTATCTGGACTTCGGCGGTCCGGGCAGGCCGCTCATTGCCCTGCACGGGCACTACAACGAAGCAGCGGCGTTCGCGTCGCTCGCGGGGGTCTTGGCGCCGAGGTGGCGGGTGCTCGCGCTGGACCAGCGCGGGCATGGAGAGTCCGACCGTGCCCCCAGGTACGAGCGCGACGACTACATAGGCGATGTCGACGCCTTCCACCAGCATCTCGGAGTTGGCCCCGTGGCGGTGCTGGGGCACTCGCTGGGCGGGGTGAACGCCTACCAGTTCGCGGCCCGGCACCCCGACAAGGTCAGCAAGCTGATCGTGGAGGACATCGGCGCGGTCGTCGACTGCGACTGGTCGTTCACCACGAGACTGCCCTCTCCCGCGCCGTCCCGAGAGGCACTGATCACGGCTCTGGGTGCGGCGGCGCCGTATCTGGAGTGCTCGTTCCGGCAGAGGAGCCAGGGCTGGGGTTTCTCGTTCGGCATCGACGACACCGTGGCGTCCCAGAAGGCGCTCAACGGGGACCACTGGGGCGACTGGACAGCGGTGTCCTGCCCCACCCTGCTGATCCGCGGGACCCGCAGTGACGAGTTGGCGGACGATCACGCCCGGGACATGGTCGCCCGCCGCGACGGACAGGCCCGCCTGGTCGAGTTGGCGGCCGGTCACGTCGTGCACCACGATGCGCCCGAGCAGTTCGCCGACGCGGTCACCACGTTTCTGTCCGACCCCTGCTGA
- a CDS encoding alpha/beta fold hydrolase, whose amino-acid sequence MSEYLAVDGGTIAYEVEGSGPLIVLAHGIGDSRAAYRAVIPRLVAAGYRVAAVDLRGCGESSVDWSAWDRTAIAGDLLAVIRHLGGTAVLVGHSISGGAATIAAAQEPSLITKVVELAPFTRKQSIRFGDLRGKRFRRGMLRLLGTVTFGSLPLWRSYLDVAYPGVKPAHWAERLGRISALLREPGRMKAVQSMGRSAPTDAGAQLDSVRCPVLVVMGTLDPDWADPHAEGSAIVDALPAGLGSLEMIEGAGHYPHDQFPDQVVSLMLGFLRSGAARA is encoded by the coding sequence ATGAGCGAGTACCTGGCGGTCGACGGCGGCACGATCGCCTACGAGGTGGAGGGGTCCGGCCCACTCATCGTTCTCGCGCACGGCATCGGCGACAGTCGCGCCGCGTACCGTGCCGTGATCCCGCGGCTGGTAGCCGCGGGCTACCGAGTCGCCGCGGTCGACCTGCGTGGCTGTGGCGAGTCCAGCGTCGACTGGTCCGCCTGGGATCGCACCGCCATCGCCGGGGACCTGCTCGCCGTGATCCGCCACCTGGGCGGCACGGCCGTGCTCGTCGGCCACTCGATCTCCGGCGGCGCCGCCACCATCGCAGCGGCACAGGAGCCCTCGCTGATCACCAAGGTCGTCGAGTTGGCGCCGTTCACCCGCAAGCAGTCGATCCGCTTCGGCGACCTGCGGGGCAAGCGATTCCGGCGGGGCATGCTGCGGCTGCTCGGCACGGTCACGTTCGGCAGCCTGCCGCTGTGGCGCTCCTACCTCGACGTGGCCTACCCCGGCGTGAAGCCGGCCCACTGGGCCGAGCGGCTCGGCCGCATCAGCGCCCTGCTGCGGGAGCCGGGGCGGATGAAGGCGGTGCAGAGCATGGGCCGCAGCGCCCCGACCGACGCCGGAGCGCAACTCGACAGCGTCCGCTGCCCGGTCCTGGTCGTCATGGGCACGCTCGACCCCGACTGGGCCGACCCGCACGCCGAGGGATCGGCGATCGTTGACGCCCTGCCGGCCGGCCTCGGTTCCCTCGAGATGATCGAGGGCGCTGGGCACTACCCGCATGACCAGTTCCCCGACCAGGTGGTCTCGCTCATGCTCGGCTTCCTTCGCTCGGGCGCCGCTCGTGCCTAG
- a CDS encoding TetR/AcrR family transcriptional regulator, with protein sequence MVAAGAALADEVGLANLTMGLLAERVGVRTPSLYKHVGGQEDLNRRIAALALNEAADAVGGAVQGYAGRDALAAAAGAFRTFILQHPGRYAATIGVEPHGPDDPLAAAGQRLLGAFTAVLRGYRIPEPDEDHALRMLRSLCHGFATLQVANAFQWSADIDKSFEWLIAFTDRGLRALSRPSPYEAPSGSSLSPSFRSPE encoded by the coding sequence GTGGTCGCGGCCGGTGCCGCCCTCGCCGACGAGGTGGGCCTCGCCAACCTGACGATGGGTCTGCTGGCCGAGCGGGTGGGCGTGCGCACCCCGTCCCTGTACAAGCACGTGGGCGGCCAGGAAGACCTCAACCGGCGCATTGCCGCCCTGGCGTTGAACGAGGCCGCCGACGCGGTCGGCGGCGCAGTCCAGGGGTACGCGGGCCGGGACGCCCTGGCGGCCGCGGCGGGCGCCTTCCGTACCTTCATCCTCCAACATCCGGGCCGGTACGCCGCGACGATCGGCGTGGAGCCGCACGGACCGGACGATCCGCTGGCCGCCGCGGGTCAGCGGCTGCTCGGCGCGTTCACGGCAGTCCTGCGCGGCTACCGGATCCCCGAGCCCGACGAGGATCACGCCCTGCGCATGCTCCGCAGCCTCTGCCACGGCTTCGCCACCTTGCAGGTGGCGAACGCCTTCCAGTGGAGCGCTGACATCGACAAGAGCTTCGAGTGGCTCATCGCCTTCACCGACCGGGGCCTGCGCGCGCTTTCTCGCCCGAGTCCCTACGAGGCACCTTCGGGATCCTCGCTGTCGCCTTCCTTCCGGTCACCGGAATGA
- a CDS encoding serine/threonine-protein kinase: MDDDHGQLLAGRYRLHRLLGQGGMGAVWQAHDEQLGRDVAVKELQLPGHLGEAERRNWIARLDREARAAARLKHPGIITVHDRISGPDGRPWIVMELVDGGSLAVLVEAQGGLTPQRAAAIGMQVAAALGAAHRMGITHRDIKPANILLEDDRVVLTDFGIAALEGDATLTATGMIMGTPAFMAPEQVRGLPATAESDLWSLGATLYAAVEGHPPFAGTAPSAVLVAVATERPIPAVRAGVLGPVLDGLLHKDPAARLTIDQLEARLKGIAAPTDVQAAPVASPPPTMPAWSPAVGKAAARPTVRPKPAPRRRISPWAKLGVTMLVITLITYAGYFLDK; this comes from the coding sequence GTGGATGACGATCACGGGCAACTTCTCGCGGGCCGCTACCGGTTGCACCGGCTGCTCGGCCAGGGCGGCATGGGCGCTGTCTGGCAGGCCCACGATGAGCAGTTGGGGCGGGACGTCGCTGTCAAGGAGTTGCAGTTGCCCGGACATCTGGGCGAGGCCGAGCGGCGGAACTGGATCGCCCGTCTCGATCGCGAGGCCCGTGCCGCCGCACGGCTGAAGCATCCGGGGATCATCACCGTTCATGACCGGATATCCGGCCCTGATGGACGGCCCTGGATCGTCATGGAGTTGGTGGACGGCGGGTCCCTGGCCGTCCTCGTCGAGGCACAGGGCGGGCTCACGCCCCAGCGGGCCGCCGCCATCGGGATGCAAGTGGCGGCCGCGCTCGGTGCCGCACACCGGATGGGGATCACGCACCGGGACATCAAGCCCGCCAACATCCTCCTCGAGGACGACCGGGTCGTCCTGACCGACTTCGGGATCGCCGCCCTCGAGGGAGACGCCACCCTCACCGCCACCGGCATGATCATGGGTACGCCCGCGTTCATGGCGCCCGAACAGGTCCGGGGCCTGCCCGCGACGGCCGAGTCCGACCTCTGGTCCCTGGGCGCGACGCTGTACGCCGCCGTGGAAGGCCACCCTCCGTTCGCCGGGACGGCCCCGAGCGCGGTCCTGGTCGCCGTCGCGACGGAGCGGCCGATTCCGGCCGTACGGGCCGGGGTGCTCGGCCCCGTGCTCGACGGGTTGCTGCACAAGGATCCAGCGGCGCGCCTGACCATCGACCAGCTGGAGGCCCGGCTGAAGGGTATCGCCGCGCCAACTGACGTCCAGGCGGCCCCCGTTGCGTCCCCACCTCCCACCATGCCGGCGTGGAGCCCCGCCGTGGGAAAGGCCGCGGCGCGACCCACCGTCAGGCCCAAGCCCGCACCGCGTCGGCGTATCTCTCCGTGGGCCAAGCTGGGCGTGACGATGCTGGTGATCACGCTGATCACGTATGCCGGATACTTCCTCGACAAATAG
- a CDS encoding alpha/beta fold hydrolase, whose protein sequence is MDTHTLETAGADLVYDVRGPLPTADGRPPLLMIGQPMDASGFAALAARFPERTVVTYDPRGLGRSTRKDGRVEYTPQTQADDVHAVIEALGAGPVEMFASSGGAVTALALVAKYPADVTTLVAHEPPLITLTPDGPAAVRARAGVREAYEKRGWGAGMAAFVAMASWEGEFTEAYFAQPEADPAAFGMPTEDDGSRDDPLLSDRSWAVSSYRPEVEAITAAPTRVVIAVGEESENVQTGRTSVATAELLGQRVAVFPSHHGGFCDGEFGYPGKPDEFAHRLRQVLDGAS, encoded by the coding sequence ATGGACACTCACACACTTGAGACAGCCGGCGCGGACCTTGTCTATGACGTGCGCGGGCCGCTGCCGACCGCAGATGGGCGCCCGCCGCTGCTCATGATCGGGCAGCCCATGGACGCCTCCGGGTTCGCCGCGCTCGCCGCGCGTTTTCCCGAGCGGACCGTGGTCACCTACGACCCGCGCGGGCTCGGTCGCAGCACTCGCAAGGACGGGCGGGTCGAGTACACGCCGCAGACCCAGGCCGACGACGTGCACGCCGTCATCGAGGCGCTCGGGGCCGGGCCGGTCGAGATGTTCGCCAGCAGTGGCGGTGCGGTCACCGCGCTCGCGCTCGTGGCGAAGTATCCCGCGGACGTGACCACGCTGGTCGCGCACGAGCCGCCGCTCATCACCCTCACGCCGGACGGCCCGGCTGCCGTGCGGGCGCGGGCCGGAGTCCGGGAGGCGTACGAGAAGCGGGGATGGGGAGCCGGGATGGCGGCGTTCGTGGCCATGGCCTCGTGGGAGGGAGAGTTCACCGAGGCGTACTTCGCGCAGCCCGAGGCCGATCCCGCCGCGTTCGGGATGCCCACGGAGGACGACGGCTCACGTGACGATCCGCTGCTGTCCGACCGGTCATGGGCGGTCAGCAGCTACCGGCCGGAGGTCGAAGCGATCACCGCCGCGCCGACCCGCGTCGTGATCGCTGTGGGCGAGGAGTCCGAGAACGTGCAGACGGGACGCACCTCCGTCGCGACGGCCGAACTGCTCGGGCAGCGGGTCGCCGTGTTCCCGAGCCATCACGGCGGGTTCTGCGACGGGGAGTTCGGATATCCGGGGAAGCCGGACGAGTTCGCGCACCGGCTGCGCCAGGTCCTCGACGGCGCCTCGTGA
- a CDS encoding SDR family NAD(P)-dependent oxidoreductase — MSEQRVVLVTGGGSGIGAATARLLRAAGHQVVISGRRPEPLRRVAEESGALAHPSDAADPEAVRELVETTVTAYGRLDGVVLNAGIGRGGAVGDTEVEDWEELMRTNLTGPFLLLRAALPHLLEARGAVVAVASVAALRNSVGNAAYATSKAALLHLCNSLAVDYGPRGLRANTVCPGWVRTEMADQRMARFASEAGLAGGVEAAYEEANRLNPAGRPGEPEEVAEAIDWLLSPAASYVNGAVLTVDGGVTTVGVGGAAFDHRIEARTAHR; from the coding sequence ATGTCGGAACAGCGTGTTGTCCTGGTGACGGGCGGGGGATCGGGGATCGGGGCCGCCACTGCCCGGCTGCTGCGCGCGGCGGGGCACCAGGTCGTGATCTCCGGGCGGCGACCCGAGCCACTGCGCCGGGTGGCCGAGGAGAGCGGAGCGCTGGCCCATCCTTCCGACGCCGCTGACCCCGAGGCCGTGCGCGAACTCGTCGAGACGACGGTGACGGCCTACGGGAGGCTCGACGGTGTGGTCCTCAACGCCGGCATCGGGCGGGGCGGCGCGGTCGGTGACACCGAGGTCGAGGACTGGGAAGAACTCATGCGGACCAACCTCACCGGCCCGTTCCTGCTGCTGCGTGCCGCGCTGCCGCATCTCCTGGAGGCCCGCGGCGCGGTGGTCGCCGTCGCCTCGGTCGCAGCTCTCCGCAACAGCGTCGGCAACGCCGCCTACGCGACGTCCAAGGCGGCTCTGCTCCACCTCTGCAACTCCCTGGCCGTCGACTACGGACCCCGGGGTCTGCGCGCCAACACGGTGTGCCCGGGCTGGGTGCGTACGGAGATGGCCGACCAGCGGATGGCGCGGTTCGCGTCGGAGGCGGGGCTGGCGGGCGGCGTCGAGGCGGCGTACGAGGAAGCGAACCGGCTGAATCCGGCGGGACGGCCGGGGGAACCTGAAGAGGTGGCCGAGGCGATCGACTGGCTGTTGTCGCCCGCCGCGTCCTACGTCAACGGGGCCGTCCTGACCGTCGACGGCGGGGTGACCACGGTCGGTGTGGGCGGTGCCGCCTTCGACCACCGGATCGAGGCGCGCACCGCGCACCGCTAG
- a CDS encoding serine hydrolase domain-containing protein, with the protein MPGTLIHSSSTGKGFMATLVHVLVERGLIDYDTPIAHYRPEFAAHGKHRATVRDALTHRIGIPQLPPGITPAELCDRDTMCALVADEKPLWEPGSDTGYHGWTFGRILGEPVHRITGLTPAQALRTYVTEPLGVADEPHFGIPEADLPRVARLMEGNWAAWLADLPPSVPFRRLVVPNRSVWTTADLANDRDHLLADIPAGGTTTARAAARMYAALLGEVDGVRLISPQRPEQATAFEGKDQMLLGRFAKGLGYFLGLPETGGERTAFGHHGNGGSIAFADRERGLSFALTRTRLVGGDADRAAQLAADGIRALVPKPKTPQP; encoded by the coding sequence ATGCCCGGCACGCTGATCCACAGCTCCTCCACCGGCAAGGGCTTCATGGCCACCCTCGTGCACGTGCTCGTCGAGCGCGGCCTGATCGACTACGACACCCCGATCGCCCACTACCGGCCCGAGTTCGCCGCCCACGGCAAACACCGGGCCACCGTCCGCGACGCCCTGACCCACCGCATCGGCATCCCACAGCTCCCACCCGGCATCACCCCGGCCGAGCTGTGCGACCGGGACACGATGTGCGCCCTCGTCGCGGACGAGAAGCCGTTGTGGGAGCCGGGTTCGGACACCGGCTACCACGGCTGGACCTTCGGCCGGATCCTCGGCGAGCCGGTACACCGCATCACCGGCCTCACTCCCGCCCAGGCACTGCGCACGTACGTGACGGAGCCGCTCGGTGTCGCGGACGAACCGCACTTCGGCATCCCCGAAGCGGACCTGCCCCGCGTCGCACGGCTGATGGAGGGCAACTGGGCGGCATGGCTGGCAGACCTGCCCCCGTCCGTGCCCTTCCGCCGTCTCGTCGTACCCAACCGCAGCGTGTGGACCACCGCCGACCTGGCCAACGACCGCGACCACCTGCTCGCCGACATCCCGGCGGGCGGCACCACGACCGCCCGCGCCGCCGCACGGATGTACGCGGCGCTCCTGGGCGAGGTCGACGGCGTACGCCTGATCTCCCCGCAACGCCCGGAGCAGGCCACCGCGTTCGAGGGCAAGGACCAGATGCTCCTGGGCCGGTTCGCCAAGGGCCTCGGCTACTTCCTCGGCCTGCCCGAGACGGGCGGCGAGCGGACGGCCTTCGGACACCACGGCAACGGCGGCAGCATCGCTTTCGCCGACCGTGAGCGCGGCCTGTCCTTCGCGCTCACCCGTACCCGGCTGGTCGGCGGCGACGCGGACCGGGCCGCGCAGCTGGCGGCGGACGGGATCCGCGCCCTCGTACCGAAGCCGAAAACGCCCCAGCCGTAG
- a CDS encoding YbhB/YbcL family Raf kinase inhibitor-like protein translates to MRSAGISLCALLVAGAAGLAPTTASAASSAPSVPRSGFALSSTAFADGGVIPKVHECTSGGGSDPGKRNESPPLAWAGAPAAAKSYAIVMRDLDNSDLIHWVIYDIPASATSLPQNVDHAYRPSAPAGARQVYYRGSAGLYGYQGPCSPSTVNTYEFVVHALNQASLSSLNSSSSTRTAARAIVAATIGSARITGES, encoded by the coding sequence GTGAGAAGTGCGGGAATTTCCCTTTGTGCTCTGCTCGTCGCCGGGGCCGCCGGCCTCGCGCCGACCACCGCTTCGGCGGCCTCGTCGGCGCCGTCGGTCCCCCGGAGCGGGTTCGCCCTGTCCAGTACCGCGTTCGCCGACGGGGGCGTCATCCCCAAGGTCCACGAGTGCACCAGCGGCGGAGGAAGCGATCCCGGCAAGAGGAACGAGTCCCCTCCCCTGGCCTGGGCGGGTGCTCCGGCCGCCGCCAAGAGCTACGCGATCGTGATGCGCGATCTCGACAACTCCGACCTCATCCACTGGGTCATCTACGACATCCCGGCGAGCGCGACCTCGCTCCCCCAGAACGTCGACCACGCCTACCGGCCCTCGGCCCCGGCGGGAGCCCGGCAGGTCTACTACCGCGGCAGTGCCGGCCTCTACGGCTACCAGGGCCCGTGCTCGCCGTCGACGGTGAACACCTACGAGTTCGTCGTCCACGCGCTGAACCAGGCATCGCTGAGCAGCCTCAACTCCAGCTCGTCGACCCGGACCGCCGCCAGGGCGATCGTCGCGGCGACGATCGGCTCGGCCAGGATCACCGGCGAGTCATAG